One genomic window of Ruminococcus gauvreauii includes the following:
- a CDS encoding MFS transporter produces MEANKQTLFGKDFTLVVIGQIISLFGNAILRFALPLYLLRETGSSSLFGAVTACSFIPMILFSLVGGVLADRMNKRNIMVGLDFGTAGLILIFYLLHGLMPIVPLMIVCLMVLYGISGTYQPSVQASIPVLVEREQLMQANAVINMVSTLSSLLGPVIGGVLFGTWGLTPILLVSIGCFISSAVMEIFIRIPVERQQTREGLFSIIRGDLRESWRFVHDEKPVFIPVVVILALFNMVLSAAIIVGIPVMVVNILGMSDVMLGITQGALGLGGLAGGCLTGILGSRWKLGKSHWLLVICSVTAAFMGLGLCSFVPKFWGYILISAMSFLTMAVSTLFTIQMCAAVQRQSPSHLLGKIMASIMAVVNCASPLGQAAYGVLFDACKNIPQAVMFGAALIAFLLSMYSKHAFLQLERGEHSHECRLEKCASSEAN; encoded by the coding sequence ATGGAAGCTAATAAACAGACATTATTCGGAAAGGATTTCACACTGGTTGTAATCGGACAGATCATTTCGCTTTTTGGCAATGCGATTCTTCGTTTTGCGCTGCCTCTTTATCTGCTGAGGGAAACAGGTTCTTCTTCCCTGTTCGGTGCAGTGACGGCCTGCTCGTTTATTCCCATGATTTTATTTTCACTGGTGGGAGGAGTACTGGCAGACAGGATGAACAAACGCAATATCATGGTGGGTCTGGACTTCGGAACCGCAGGGCTGATCCTGATTTTTTATCTGCTTCATGGCCTGATGCCCATCGTACCGCTGATGATCGTCTGTCTGATGGTTCTGTATGGAATTTCGGGGACTTATCAGCCGTCTGTGCAGGCCAGTATTCCGGTGCTTGTGGAACGGGAACAGCTTATGCAGGCCAATGCAGTGATCAACATGGTCAGTACACTGTCAAGTCTGCTTGGACCGGTCATCGGCGGTGTCTTATTTGGTACGTGGGGCCTGACGCCCATTCTGCTGGTCAGCATTGGATGCTTCATAAGTTCTGCAGTCATGGAGATTTTTATCCGGATTCCGGTTGAGAGACAGCAGACCAGGGAAGGGTTATTTTCGATCATTCGGGGCGATCTGCGGGAAAGCTGGCGATTCGTGCATGATGAAAAACCGGTGTTCATTCCGGTGGTCGTCATCCTCGCACTGTTTAATATGGTGCTGTCTGCGGCTATCATCGTAGGTATCCCTGTGATGGTTGTGAATATTCTGGGAATGAGTGACGTCATGCTGGGAATCACGCAGGGCGCCCTCGGGCTTGGCGGACTGGCAGGCGGCTGCCTGACAGGCATACTAGGCAGCAGATGGAAACTCGGCAAGAGCCACTGGCTCCTTGTGATCTGCTCTGTCACAGCCGCTTTTATGGGACTTGGTCTCTGTTCCTTCGTTCCGAAGTTCTGGGGCTATATACTGATCAGTGCCATGAGTTTCCTTACCATGGCGGTGTCGACACTATTTACGATCCAGATGTGTGCTGCCGTACAGCGTCAGTCACCTTCCCATCTGCTCGGCAAAATCATGGCTTCCATCATGGCAGTCGTCAACTGCGCATCTCCGCTGGGGCAGGCGGCCTACGGGGTGTTGTTTGACGCATGTAAAAACATACCGCAGGCCGTCATGTTCGGAGCTGCGCTCATTGCCTTCCTGCTTTCCATGTATTCGAAACATGCATTCTTACAGCTGGAACGGGGGGAGCACAGTCATGAATGCCGTTTGGAAAAATGCGCGTCCAGTGAGGCAAACTGA